The proteins below are encoded in one region of Rhododendron vialii isolate Sample 1 chromosome 7a, ASM3025357v1:
- the LOC131332524 gene encoding scarecrow-like protein 6: protein MPLPFDFEGKGVLLDLVPEASSNQFSNPLLYQWKENKQVNSFLGFEPTSVLDTIGSPSPPTSTSTLVGGSGSGGGGGSTDTAGVAAVSGNSSQKWQETTSSNAGVELGSGGGGPGPEKCGLVVGMEDWESMLSDSVEASPGQEQSMYRWIMGDVEDPSMGLNKLLQSGGGVVPPASAEFDFNGGGFGVVDQGFGLDPSGNFGHINNSSLPFSTFPHSKLGLAPNPSNPPNFKLSNPSNPNNFPPFSNTLGPISNPFNPLDCPDMKPQIFNPNLLINHPTQNPAFFLPFPYTQNEHSFPPQAKRHNPGGGGLDLVPQSQDFSLQFLHQRNITKTVADEMGQHQQGIIDQLFKAAEFIQIGNTVLAQGILARLNHHLSPIGKPFVRASFFCKESLLQLLNMAPNLPNPSPFNLIMKIGAYKSFSEISPLLQFANFTCNQALLEALDGSDQIHVIDFDIGFGGQWASLMQELAMRGGGPPSLKITAFASPSTHDQLELGLTRENLNHFACEINIPFEFEILSLDSLHSASWSQFPLHLSENEAIAVNLPIASFSNSQLSLPLILRFIKQLSPKIVVSLDRGCDRTDLPFPNHVIHALQSYSNLLESLDAVNVNLEALQKIERYLLQPCVEKIVMGRYRSPEKTAHWRTLFLSSGFSPLTFSNFAESQADCLVKKTPVRGFHVEKRQSSLVLCWQRKELISASAWRC from the coding sequence ATGCCCTTACCCTTTGATTTTGAGGGGAAGGGGGTTCTGCTAGACCTTGTACCAGAGGCCTCCTCTAATCAATTTTCGAATCCATTGCTGTACCAGTGGAAGGAGAACAAGCAAGTTAATTCCTTTCTGGGTTTTGAGCCTACCTCTGTTCTGGATACAATAGGCAGCCCAAGCCCTCCTACTTCTACTTCAACCCTGGTCGGCGGCAGCggcagcggtggtggtggtggttccaCCGACACGGCAGGGGTGGCGGCGGTCTCGGGTAACTCGTCCCAGAAATGGCAAGAAACCACCAGCTCGAATGCGGGGGTTGAACTAGGAAGCGGCGGCGGCGGCCCCGGGCCGGAGAAATGTGGGCTGGTGGTGGGGATGGAGGACTGGGAGAGCATGCTGTCGGACTCCGTGGAGGCGTCGCCGGGGCAGGAGCAGTCCATGTACCGCTGGATCATGGGAGACGTAGAGGACCCCTCCATGGGTCTGAACAAGTTGCTCCAGAGCGGCGGCGGCGTTGTTCCCCCGGCCTCGGCGGAGTTCGACTTCAACGGCGGCGGCTTTGGCGTCGTAGATCAAGGGTTTGGGCTAGACCCATCTGGAAATTTCGGCCATATTAACAACTcctctcttcctttttcaaCATTTCCTCATTCCAAGCTTGGTTTAGCCCCAAACCCATCAAACCCTCCAAACTTCAAGCtctcaaacccttcaaaccccAACAATTTCCCCCCATTTTCCAACACCCTTGGGCCCATTTCAAACCCCTTCAACCCCCTCGACTGCCCAGATATGAAACCCCAGATTTTCAACCCAAATCTCTTAATCAACCACCCCACACAAAACCCAGCCTTTTTCTTGCCATTTCCGTACACCCAAAATGAACACAGCTTCCCACCCCAGGCGAAAAGGCACAACCCCGGCGGCGGCGGCCTTGACCTGGTCCCACAGTCTCAAGATTTCTCCCTGCAATTCCTCCATCAGAGGAACATAACAAAGACGGTCGCCGACGAGATGGGACAACACCAACAGGGGATAATCGACCAGCTGTTCAAGGCGGCGGAGTTCATCCAGATAGGGAACACGGTACTCGCGCAAGGGATATTGGCGCGGCTCAATCACCACCTCTCTCCGATCGGTAAGCCTTTCGTTAGGGCTTCTTTCTTTTGCAAAGAATCCCTCCTTCAATTGCTCAATATGGCACCCAACTTGCCGAATCCGTCGCCGTTTAATCTGATAATGAAGATTGGTGCTTACAAGTCTTTCTCCGAGATTTCACCACTCCTCCAGTTTGCAAATTTCACTTGCAACCAAGCCCTCCTCGAGGCTTTAGATGGGTCTGATCAAATTCACGTTATAGATTTCGATATCGGGTTTGGTGGGCAATGGGCTTCTCTTATGCAAGAGCTTGCCATGAGGGGCGGAGGACCACCTTCGTTGAAGATCACTGCATTTGCCTCCCCTTCAACCCATGACCAACTTGAGCTAGGCCTCACTAGGGAAAATCTCAACCACTTCGCTTGTGAAATCAATATCCCATTCGAGTTTGAAATCTTGAGCCTTGATTCCCTTCACTCTGCTTCTTGGTCACAATTCCCTCTTCATCTGTCTGAAAACGAAGCAATTGCGGTTAATCTCCCAATTGCTTCGTTTTCGAATAGCCAACTGTCCCTCCCTTTGATCCTTCGCTTCATAAAGCAACTTTCCCCCAAAATTGTGGTATCTTTGGACAGAGGTTGTGACCGAACAGATCTCCCGTTTCCAAACCATGTGATTCATGCCCTTCAGTCTTACTCAAACCTGCTTGAGTCACTTGATGCTGTGAATGTGAACTTGGAGGCCTTGCAAAAGATTGAGAGGTACTTGCTTCAACCTTGTGTTGAAAAAATTGTGATGGGTCGATACCGTTCCCCTGAGAAGACCGCTCATTGGAGGACCCTTTTTCTGTCATCTGGATTTTCTCCATTGACGTTCAGCAATTTCGCGGAATCACAAGCTGATTGTTTGGTCAAGAAGACTCCAGTGAGAGGATTTCATGTTGAGAAGAGGCAGTCTTCACTTGTTTTGTGCTGGCAGCGGAAGGAGCTCATCTCAGCTTCGGCGTGGAGGTGTTGA
- the LOC131333154 gene encoding phosphatidate cytidylyltransferase 4, chloroplastic isoform X1 → MDRCNLIIPLSLSSLCACHTHRPSSSSSPKTLVLTQPASFNLGLKLSRGVLRGISVNQHRAEPDLLDQGVTGEEVDKVANFQVKGDSASERQQKTGQLKKRIFFGLGIGISCGGVVLVGGWVFTFAIAAAVFVGAREYFELVRSHGIAEGMTPPPRYLSRACSVICALMPILTLYFGQIDVSVTSAAFVVAMALLLQRGNPRFAQLSSTMFGLFYCGYLPCFWVKLRCGLAVPALNTRVGRVWPLLLGGQTQWTVGLVATLISISSIIAADTYAFVGGKAFGRTPLTAISPKKTWEGVAAGLGGCIATSVLLSRIFSWPPSYLSAIAFGILIFFGSLFGDLTESMIKRDAGVKDSGSLIPGHGGILDRTDSYIFTGALAYSFVKTFLPLYGV, encoded by the exons ATGGACCGATGCAATCTCATTATTCCCCTCTCTCTATCCTCTCTCTGCGCCTGCCATACACACCGTCCTTCGTCCTCCTCCTCGCCCAAAACCCTAGTTCTAACCCAACCCGCTTCGTTTAATTTGGGTCTTAAGTTGTCCAGAGGTGTTCTCCGGGGCATTTCCGTGAACCAACATCGCGCGGAACCGGACCTGCTCGACCAGGGGGTAACCGGAGAG GAAGTTGACAAGGTCGCTAATTTCCAAGTGAAGGGAGATTCAGCTTCAGAGCGCCAACAAAAGACAGGTCAGTTGaagaagagaattttttttgggcttgGCATTGGAATTTCTTGTGGAGGTGTGGTGTTGGTGGGAGGATGGGTGTTCACGTTCGCTATTGCTGCTGCGGTTTTTGTTGGTGCACGGGAGTACTTTGAGCTAGTTAGGAGTCATGGAATTGCTGAAGGAATGACACCTCCTCCTCGATATTTATCACGAGCTTGCTCCGTTATCTGTGCGCTCATGCCCATACTTACACT GTATTTTGGCCAAATTGATGTTTCCGTGACATCCGCGGCTTTTGTTGTTGCCATGGCATTGCTTTTGCAGAGGGGCAATCCGCGTTTTGCTCAGCTCAGTAGTACCATGTTCGGGCTATTTTACTGTGGATATCTTCCTTGCTTTTGGGTTAAACTTCGTTGTGGTTTAGCAGTCCCAGCCTTAAATACGA GAGTGGGAAGAGTATGGCCTTTGCTTCTTGGTGGTCAAACTCAGTGGACTGTGGGTCTTGTTGCAACGTTGATTTCTATTAGCAGCATAATTGCAGCTGATACTTATGCTTTTGTTGGTGGCAAG GCATTTGGTCGGACACCACTTACTGCTATTAGTCCCAAGAAGACATGGGAGGGAGTTGCTGCGGGCTTAGGTGGTTGTATAGCCACTTCTGTTCTGTTATCGAGGATTTTCAGTTGGCCACCATCTTATCTAAG TGCAATAGCTTTTGGGATTCTGATCTTCTTTGGTTCTCTTTTTGGCGATCTTACCGAGTCAATGATCAAGCGTGATGCGGGTGTTAAGGACTCAGGGTCTCTTATACCTGGACATG GTGGAATTCTGGACAGGACAGACAGCTATATATTTACGGGTGCACTTGCATACTCCTTCGTCAAAACCTTCCTTCCACTTTATGGAGTTTGA
- the LOC131333154 gene encoding phosphatidate cytidylyltransferase 5, chloroplastic isoform X2, which produces MDRCNLIIPLSLSSLCACHTHRPSSSSSPKTLVLTQPASFNLGLKLSRGVLRGISVNQHRAEPDLLDQGVTGEEVDKVANFQVKGDSASERQQKTGQLKKRIFFGLGIGISCGGVVLVGGWVFTFAIAAAVFVGAREYFELVRSHGIAEGMTPPPRYLSRACSVICALMPILTLYFGQIDVSVTSAAFVVAMALLLQRGNPRFAQLSSTMFGLFYCGYLPCFWVKLRCGLAVPALNTRVGRVWPLLLGGQTQWTVGLVATLISISSIIAADTYAFVGGKAFGRTPLTAISPKKTWEGVAAGLGGCIATSVLLSRIFSWPPSYLSAIAFGILIFFGSLFGDLTESMIKRDAGVKDSGSLIPGHGTTGPGMDRMRVLGLHVVGCAAE; this is translated from the exons ATGGACCGATGCAATCTCATTATTCCCCTCTCTCTATCCTCTCTCTGCGCCTGCCATACACACCGTCCTTCGTCCTCCTCCTCGCCCAAAACCCTAGTTCTAACCCAACCCGCTTCGTTTAATTTGGGTCTTAAGTTGTCCAGAGGTGTTCTCCGGGGCATTTCCGTGAACCAACATCGCGCGGAACCGGACCTGCTCGACCAGGGGGTAACCGGAGAG GAAGTTGACAAGGTCGCTAATTTCCAAGTGAAGGGAGATTCAGCTTCAGAGCGCCAACAAAAGACAGGTCAGTTGaagaagagaattttttttgggcttgGCATTGGAATTTCTTGTGGAGGTGTGGTGTTGGTGGGAGGATGGGTGTTCACGTTCGCTATTGCTGCTGCGGTTTTTGTTGGTGCACGGGAGTACTTTGAGCTAGTTAGGAGTCATGGAATTGCTGAAGGAATGACACCTCCTCCTCGATATTTATCACGAGCTTGCTCCGTTATCTGTGCGCTCATGCCCATACTTACACT GTATTTTGGCCAAATTGATGTTTCCGTGACATCCGCGGCTTTTGTTGTTGCCATGGCATTGCTTTTGCAGAGGGGCAATCCGCGTTTTGCTCAGCTCAGTAGTACCATGTTCGGGCTATTTTACTGTGGATATCTTCCTTGCTTTTGGGTTAAACTTCGTTGTGGTTTAGCAGTCCCAGCCTTAAATACGA GAGTGGGAAGAGTATGGCCTTTGCTTCTTGGTGGTCAAACTCAGTGGACTGTGGGTCTTGTTGCAACGTTGATTTCTATTAGCAGCATAATTGCAGCTGATACTTATGCTTTTGTTGGTGGCAAG GCATTTGGTCGGACACCACTTACTGCTATTAGTCCCAAGAAGACATGGGAGGGAGTTGCTGCGGGCTTAGGTGGTTGTATAGCCACTTCTGTTCTGTTATCGAGGATTTTCAGTTGGCCACCATCTTATCTAAG TGCAATAGCTTTTGGGATTCTGATCTTCTTTGGTTCTCTTTTTGGCGATCTTACCGAGTCAATGATCAAGCGTGATGCGGGTGTTAAGGACTCAGGGTCTCTTATACCTGGACATG GGACCACTGGACCAGGTATGGATAGGATGCGTGTCCTTGGCCTTCACGTGGTCGGATGTGCTGCTGAGTGA
- the LOC131332432 gene encoding uncharacterized protein LOC131332432 isoform X2, translating into MSENAPSDSDTQETDSSPSSSEELESPKNGGTQKKMTEYEKQRAKRIEENRARMEALGLRKMACSVMGSGQIAKEKKREAKGKRKGKMGEEDDEEYRPEEEGDEEGLSSSSGEDDEGEGTSGGQRSKAKKKHSTSKKFFDQNLTSNSDFVDDDEALFQAIALSLKDSTECSNVRPNEHSQSSNAHLSDNMINARKENAHIREDTGKRKRKKPVTSRVKMTEDEFLIHFFQFDGVQTNHCDGCFHSRIFCFSSTMLRPICLHKARER; encoded by the exons ATGTCCGAAAACGCTCCTTCAGATTCGGATACCCAAGAAACCGACTCAAGCCCGAGTAGTTCAGAAGAGCTGGAATCCCCAAAGAATGGAGGGACCCAGAAGAAGATGACGGAGTACGAGAAGCAGAGGGCGAAGAGGATCGAAGAGAACAGGGCGAGAATGGAGGCACTGGGGCTGCGTAAGATGGCGTGTTCGGTAATGGGTTCGGGTCAAATTgcgaaggagaagaagagggaAGCGAAGGGGAAGCGGAAGGGGAAGATGGGtgaggaagatgatgaggaGTATAGGCCTGAGGAGGAGGGTGATGAAGAGGGGTTGAGTTCTTCGAGTGGAGAGGATGATGAGGGTGAAGGGACTTCTGGAGGTCAAAGGAGCaag GCAAAGAAGAAACATTCGACATCCAAGAAATTCTTTGACCAGAATCTCACGAGTAACTCAGACTTTGTTGATGACGATGAGGCTCTATTTCAA GCAATTGCTCTCTCTCTTAAAGATTCTACAGAATGTTCTAATGTGCGACCCAATGAGCATTCTCAAAGCTCTAATGCACATTTGTCTGATAACATGATAAACGCAAGAAAGGAAAATGCCCACATTCGGGAGGATACAggaaagaggaagaggaaaaaacCG GTAACTAGTCGAGTGAAAATGACGGAGGATGAGTTTCTTATACACTTCTTTCAGTTTGATG GAGTGCAGACGAATCATTGTGATGGGTGTTTTCACTCAAGAATTTTTTGCTTCAGTTCCACTATGTTGAGACCTATATGCCTCCACAAAGCACGTGAAAGGTAA
- the LOC131332432 gene encoding uncharacterized protein LOC131332432 isoform X1: MSENAPSDSDTQETDSSPSSSEELESPKNGGTQKKMTEYEKQRAKRIEENRARMEALGLRKMACSVMGSGQIAKEKKREAKGKRKGKMGEEDDEEYRPEEEGDEEGLSSSSGEDDEGEGTSGGQRSKAKKKHSTSKKFFDQNLTSNSDFVDDDEALFQAIALSLKDSTECSNVRPNEHSQSSNAHLSDNMINARKENAHIREDTGKRKRKKPVTSRVKMTEDEFLIHFFQFDEAGKGGITLRDLQRVAAAHDFTWTDKEMADMIYCFDSDGDGKLSLDDFRKIAGQCNMIQVSALL; encoded by the exons ATGTCCGAAAACGCTCCTTCAGATTCGGATACCCAAGAAACCGACTCAAGCCCGAGTAGTTCAGAAGAGCTGGAATCCCCAAAGAATGGAGGGACCCAGAAGAAGATGACGGAGTACGAGAAGCAGAGGGCGAAGAGGATCGAAGAGAACAGGGCGAGAATGGAGGCACTGGGGCTGCGTAAGATGGCGTGTTCGGTAATGGGTTCGGGTCAAATTgcgaaggagaagaagagggaAGCGAAGGGGAAGCGGAAGGGGAAGATGGGtgaggaagatgatgaggaGTATAGGCCTGAGGAGGAGGGTGATGAAGAGGGGTTGAGTTCTTCGAGTGGAGAGGATGATGAGGGTGAAGGGACTTCTGGAGGTCAAAGGAGCaag GCAAAGAAGAAACATTCGACATCCAAGAAATTCTTTGACCAGAATCTCACGAGTAACTCAGACTTTGTTGATGACGATGAGGCTCTATTTCAA GCAATTGCTCTCTCTCTTAAAGATTCTACAGAATGTTCTAATGTGCGACCCAATGAGCATTCTCAAAGCTCTAATGCACATTTGTCTGATAACATGATAAACGCAAGAAAGGAAAATGCCCACATTCGGGAGGATACAggaaagaggaagaggaaaaaacCG GTAACTAGTCGAGTGAAAATGACGGAGGATGAGTTTCTTATACACTTCTTTCAGTTTGATG AAGCGGGGAAAGGGGGAATAACTCTTAGAGACTTGCAAAGAGTAGCAGCTGCTCATGATTTTACATGGACAGACAAGGAGATGGCTGATATGATCTATTGCTTTGATAGTGATGGGGATGGAAAG CTAAGCCTTGATGATTTTCGGAAGATTGCTGGTCAATGCAACATGATACAAGTTTCTGCACTTCTGTGA
- the LOC131332433 gene encoding vesicle-associated protein 1-2-like isoform X2, which yields MSTGDLLSIEPQELQFPLELKKQISCSLQLSNKSDDYVAFKVKTTNPKKYCVRPNTGVVSPHSACDVIVTMQAQKEFPPDMQCKDKFLLQSALASPGATAKDITPEMFNKESGNHVEESKLRVSYVPPPQPPSPVREGSEEGSSPRASVSDNGTVHTSDYTAPASRAFVERAHVEPEENSSEALISKLMEEKKSAIQQNNKLQQELEFLRREGNKSHGGIPFLYVIVVGVIGILLGYILKRT from the exons ATGAGTACCGGAGATCTTCTCAGCATCGAACCTCAGGAACTCCAATTTCCTC ttgaattgaAGAAGCAGATCTCGTGTTCGCTGCAGTTATCGAACAAGTCCGATGACTATGTGGCATTCAAG GTCAAAACCACGAATCCGAAGAAGTACTGCGTTCGGCCTAACACAGGAGTTGTGTCGCCGCACTCTGCATGTGATGTTATAG TTACGATGCAAGCACAAAAGGAGTTTCCTCCTGACATGCAATGCAAGGACAAGTTCTTGCTTCAAAGCGCACTTGCAAGTCCTGGAGCTACTGCGAAGGATATCACTCCAGAGATG TTCAACAAGGAGTCTGGGAATCATGTCGAGGAGTCCAAGTTGAGAGTTTCTTATGTCCCTCCGCCACAGCCACCGTCACCAGTGCGAGAAGGATCGGAGGAAGGTTCCTCGCCAAGGGCATCGGTATCCGACAACGGGACTGTACATACATCTGATTATACTGCT CCGGCTTCAAGAGCTTTTGTTGAAAGGGCACATGTTGAGCCTGAAGAAAATTCATCAGAG GCTCTTATTTCTAAGCTGATGGAGGAGAAAAAGTCTGCAATTCAGCAAAATAACAAGCTCCAGCAAGAACTG GAGTTCTTGAGACGCGAAGGCAACAAAAGCCATGGCGGTATTCCATTTCTATACGTAATTGTTGTTGGCGTGATTGGCATCCTCTTGGGTTATATTCTCAAGAGAACGTAA
- the LOC131332433 gene encoding vesicle-associated protein 1-2-like isoform X1, whose translation MSTGDLLSIEPQELQFPLELKKQISCSLQLSNKSDDYVAFKVKTTNPKKYCVRPNTGVVSPHSACDVIVTMQAQKEFPPDMQCKDKFLLQSALASPGATAKDITPEMFNKESGNHVEESKLRVSYVPPPQPPSPVREGSEEGSSPRASVSDNGTVHTSDYTAPASRAFVERAHVEPEENSSEVKALISKLMEEKKSAIQQNNKLQQELEFLRREGNKSHGGIPFLYVIVVGVIGILLGYILKRT comes from the exons ATGAGTACCGGAGATCTTCTCAGCATCGAACCTCAGGAACTCCAATTTCCTC ttgaattgaAGAAGCAGATCTCGTGTTCGCTGCAGTTATCGAACAAGTCCGATGACTATGTGGCATTCAAG GTCAAAACCACGAATCCGAAGAAGTACTGCGTTCGGCCTAACACAGGAGTTGTGTCGCCGCACTCTGCATGTGATGTTATAG TTACGATGCAAGCACAAAAGGAGTTTCCTCCTGACATGCAATGCAAGGACAAGTTCTTGCTTCAAAGCGCACTTGCAAGTCCTGGAGCTACTGCGAAGGATATCACTCCAGAGATG TTCAACAAGGAGTCTGGGAATCATGTCGAGGAGTCCAAGTTGAGAGTTTCTTATGTCCCTCCGCCACAGCCACCGTCACCAGTGCGAGAAGGATCGGAGGAAGGTTCCTCGCCAAGGGCATCGGTATCCGACAACGGGACTGTACATACATCTGATTATACTGCT CCGGCTTCAAGAGCTTTTGTTGAAAGGGCACATGTTGAGCCTGAAGAAAATTCATCAGAG GTAAAGGCTCTTATTTCTAAGCTGATGGAGGAGAAAAAGTCTGCAATTCAGCAAAATAACAAGCTCCAGCAAGAACTG GAGTTCTTGAGACGCGAAGGCAACAAAAGCCATGGCGGTATTCCATTTCTATACGTAATTGTTGTTGGCGTGATTGGCATCCTCTTGGGTTATATTCTCAAGAGAACGTAA